Proteins encoded by one window of Arabidopsis thaliana chromosome 2, partial sequence:
- a CDS encoding alpha/beta-Hydrolases superfamily protein (alpha/beta-Hydrolases superfamily protein; FUNCTIONS IN: hydrolase activity; INVOLVED IN: metabolic process; LOCATED IN: cellular_component unknown; EXPRESSED IN: petal, leaf whorl, male gametophyte, flower, pollen tube; EXPRESSED DURING: L mature pollen stage, M germinated pollen stage, 4 anthesis, petal differentiation and expansion stage; CONTAINS InterPro DOMAIN/s: Alpha/beta hydrolase fold-3 (InterPro:IPR013094); BEST Arabidopsis thaliana protein match is: alpha/beta-Hydrolases superfamily protein (TAIR:AT2G45600.1); Has 6944 Blast hits to 6930 proteins in 1305 species: Archae - 101; Bacteria - 4054; Metazoa - 322; Fungi - 575; Plants - 1325; Viruses - 3; Other Eukaryotes - 564 (source: NCBI BLink).) — protein MSRDSPPAFDPYKHLNITINPNGSCTRHFVWPRVEPDPDPCPGKLAASKDVTINHETGVSVRIFRPTNLPSNDNAVARLPIIIHLHGSGWILYPANSAANDRCCSQMASELTVIVVSVHYRLPPEHRLPAQYDDALDALLWVKQQVVDSTNGEPWLKDYADFSRCYICGSSNGANIAFQLALRSLDHDLTPLQIDGCVFYQPLFGGKTRTKSELKNFADPVMPVPAVDAMWELSLPVGVDRDHRYCNPLGYLPQKEKVGRLGRCLVIGYGGDTSLDRQQDFVNLLVAAGVRVEARFDDAGFHSIELVDPRRAVALLNMIRDFIS, from the coding sequence ATGTCACGTGACTCTCCTCCCGCATTTGATCCATACAAACACCTCAACATAACAATCAACCCCAACGGCTCTTGCACGCGCCATTTCGTTTGGCCGAGGGTTGAACCCGACCCGGATCCATGCCCCGGCAAGCTCGCCGCTTCCAAAGACGTAACCATTAACCACGAAACCGGCGTGTCCGTACGTATTTTCCGACCAACTAATCTACCATCCAATGATAACGCCGTGGCTCGTCTCCCAATCATCATCCATCTCCACGGCTCCGGTTGGATCCTTTACCCGGCCAATTCTGCCGCAAATGACCGTTGTTGCTCTCAAATGGCCAGTGAGTTAACAGTGATTGTTGTCTCCGTACACTATCGTTTGCCTCCGGAGCATAGACTCCCAGCTCAATACGACGACGCATTAGATGCTCTGCTTTGGGTCAAACAACAAGTCGTTGACTCAACCAACGGCGAGCCGTGGCTTAAGGACTACGCCGATTTCTCACGGTGTTACATATGCGGTTCGAGTAACGGCGCTAACATCGCTTTCCAATTGGCACTGAGATCGTTAGACCACGATTTAACGCCGTTACAAATCGACGGTTGCGTGTTTTACCAACCGCTTTTTGGCGGTAAAACGAGGACAAAATCGGAGCTTAAGAATTTCGCCGACCCGGTAATGCCGGTTCCTGCGGTTGACGCCATGTGGGAACTATCTTTGCCGGTAGGTGTTGATCGGGATCATAGGTACTGTAATCCATTGGGTTACTTGCCGCAAAAGGAGAAAGTTGGACGGCTTGGACGGTGTTTGGTGATCGGTTACGGCGGAGACACGTCGTTGGATCGACAACAAGATTTCGTGAATTTGTTGGTTGCAGCTGGAGTTAGGGTTGAAGCAAGGTTTGACGACGCCGGTTTCCATAGCATCGAGCTGGTCGATCCACGACGAGCCGTCGCTCTTCTTAATATGATTAGAGATTTTATAAGttga
- the CYP76C3 gene encoding cytochrome P450, family 76, subfamily C, polypeptide 3 (''cytochrome P450, family 76, subfamily C, polypeptide 3'' (CYP76C3); FUNCTIONS IN: electron carrier activity, monooxygenase activity, iron ion binding, oxygen binding, heme binding; INVOLVED IN: oxidation reduction; LOCATED IN: endomembrane system; EXPRESSED IN: 10 plant structures; EXPRESSED DURING: 4 anthesis, C globular stage, petal differentiation and expansion stage; CONTAINS InterPro DOMAIN/s: Cytochrome P450 (InterPro:IPR001128), Cytochrome P450, E-class, group I (InterPro:IPR002401), Cytochrome P450, conserved site (InterPro:IPR017972); BEST Arabidopsis thaliana protein match is: cytochrome P450, family 76, subfamily C, polypeptide 4 (TAIR:AT2G45550.1); Has 33927 Blast hits to 33635 proteins in 1732 species: Archae - 48; Bacteria - 3873; Metazoa - 11973; Fungi - 7308; Plants - 9418; Viruses - 6; Other Eukaryotes - 1301 (source: NCBI BLink).), protein MDLSLIQGMSLPLYFLLTLFFFFFATAKTRRSSSTGTLPPGPPILPLVGNIFQLGFNPHRSLAAFSKTYGPIMSLKLGRLTAVVISSPEAAKEALRTHDHVMSARTFNDALRAFDHHKHSIVWIPPSARWRFLKKTITKYLLSPQNLDAIQSLRMRKVEELVSLVNEFRERGEAIDLARASFVTSFNIISNALFSVDLATYDSNSSSYEFHNTVVHLTDIAGIPNVGDYFQYMRFLDLQGTRKKAVLCIEKLFRVFQEFIDARLAKRFSRTEKEPKEASSIDMLDSLLDLTQQNEAELTMNDLKHLLLDVFVAGTDTNSSTMEWAMTELFRSTEKMVKAQSEIRQVIGQNGFVQESDIPSLPYLQAIVKETLRLHPAAPLIPRKSESDVQIMGFLVPKNTQVVVNVWAIGRDASVWENPMKFEPERFLLRETDVKGRDFELIPFGSGRRMCPGISMALKTMHMVLASLLYSFDWKLQNGVVPGNIDMSETFGLTLHKAKSLCAVPVKKPTISSSY, encoded by the exons ATGGACCTCTCACTAATTCAAGGCATGTCTCTGCCTCTCTATTTTCTCTTAacattattctttttcttctttgctacCGCAAAAACGCGGAGAAGCTCTAGCACCGGCACGCTTCCACCGGGTCCTCCGATACTGCCATTGGTCGGAAACATATTCCAACTCGGATTCAATCCTCACCGTTCACTTGCTGCCTTTTCGAAAACGTACGGACCTATAATGAGTTTGAAGCTTGGAAGGTTAACCGCAGTGGTTATATCTTCACCAGAAGCAGCTAAAGAGGCACTTAGAACACACGACCATGTCATGTCCGCTCGAACCTTTAACGACGCTCTTCGAGCCTTTGATCACCATAAACAttctattgtctggattccCCCCTCTGCTCGTTGGAG GtttctgaagaaaacaataacaaaatatttgttatcaCCGCAAAACTTAGATGCTATTCAATCTTTAAGAATGAGAAAGGTGGAGGAACTAGTGAGTTTAGTAAATGAATTTCGCGAGAGAGGAGAAGCTATTGACCTGGCTCGTGCTTCCTTCGTCACATCTTTCAATATCATCTcaaatgctctgttttcagTAGATTTAGCGACGTATGACTCTAACTCCTCGTCTTACGAATTTCACAACACAGTGGTTCACCTGACGGATATCGCCGGTATACCCAACGTAGGAGACTATTTCCAGTATATGAGGTTTCTTGATTTGCAAGGTACCCGGAAAAAAGCGGTGCTCTGCATAGAGAaattgtttagggtttttcaaGAATTCATTGATGCTCGATTAGCCAAAAGATTTTCTCGGACAGAGAAAGAGCCTAAAGAGGCTTCAAGCATCGATATGCTAGACTCCCTTCTGGATCTCACACAGCAAAACGAAGCAGAATTAACAATGAATGATCTCAAACACTTGCTTCTC GATGTGTTTGTTGCGGGCACAGACACAAACTCTAGTACAATGGAATGGGCAATGACGGAGTTATTCCGTAGCACGGAGAAGATGGTCAAAGCACAGAGTGAGATACGGCAAGTGATTGGTCAAAACGGTTTCGTTCAAGAATCTGATATCCCGAGTCTGCCTTACTTACAAGCAATTGTGAAAGAGACTCTTCGTTTGCATCCTGCAGCTCCTTTGATCCCTAGAAAATCAGAATCCGATGTTCAGATTATGGGTTTCCTTGTTCCTAAAAACACCCAG GTTGTTGTGAACGTATGGGCGATAGGACGAGACGCGAGCGTGTGGGAAAATCCAATGAAGTTCGAGCCAGAGAGGTTCTTGTTACGAGAAACCGATGTAAAAGGCAGAGATTTCGAGTTGATACCGTTTGGATCAGGAAGAAGGATGTGTCCGGGAATCTCGATGGCTCTTAAGACAATGCATATGGTGCTTGCCTCTCTTCTCTATTCCTTTGACTGGAAGCTTCAAAACGGTGTCGTCCCCGGAAACATTGACATGAGCGAGACTTTCGGTCTTACCTTACACAAGGCCAAATCTCTTTGTGCCGTACCCGTCAAGAAACCTACAATATCGTCTTCTTATTAA
- a CDS encoding alpha/beta-Hydrolases superfamily protein (alpha/beta-Hydrolases superfamily protein; FUNCTIONS IN: hydrolase activity; INVOLVED IN: metabolic process; LOCATED IN: cellular_component unknown; EXPRESSED IN: 20 plant structures; EXPRESSED DURING: 8 growth stages; CONTAINS InterPro DOMAIN/s: Lipase, GDXG, active site (InterPro:IPR002168), Alpha/beta hydrolase fold-3 (InterPro:IPR013094); BEST Arabidopsis thaliana protein match is: alpha/beta-Hydrolases superfamily protein (TAIR:AT2G45610.1); Has 9264 Blast hits to 9243 proteins in 1540 species: Archae - 114; Bacteria - 5273; Metazoa - 690; Fungi - 865; Plants - 1337; Viruses - 3; Other Eukaryotes - 982 (source: NCBI BLink).), translated as MEAPPPSSDPYKFLNITLNSDGSLTRHRDFPKLPPTEQSKDIPLNQTNNTFIRIFKPRNIPPESKLPILVYFHGGGFILYSAASAPFHESCTKMADRLQTIILSVEYRLAPEHRLPAAYEDAVEAILWLRDQARGPINGGDCDTWLKDGVDFSKCYVMGSSSGGNIVYNVALRVVDTDLSPVKIQGLIMNQAFFGGVEPSDSESRLKDDKICPLPATHLLWSLCLPDGVDRDHVYSNPIKSSGPQEKDKMGRFPSTLINGYGGDPLVDRQRHVAEMLKGRGVHVETRFDKDGFHACELFDGNKAKALYETVEAFMKSCSSTGPSSNSNM; from the coding sequence ATGGAAGCTCCTCCACCTTCAAGCGATCCATACAAGTTCCTCAACATTACACTTAACTCAGATGGATCTCTCACCAGACACCGTGATTTCCCCAAACTGCCCCCAACAGAGCAATCCAAAGACATACcattaaaccaaaccaacaaTACCTTCATCCGAATCTTCAAGCCACGGAATATTCCGCCGGAATCCAAACTTCCGATCCTCGTTTACTTTCACGGCGGTGGATTTATCCTCTACAGCGCCGCTTCAGCTCCTTTCCATGAATCTTGCACCAAAATGGCTGATCGTCTTCAAACTATAATCCTCTCCGTCGAATACCGTCTAGCTCCCGAACACCGTCTCCCGGCGGCGTACGAAGACGCCGTCGAAGCTATCTTATGGCTCCGTGATCAAGCTCGTGGGCCAATCAACGGTGGTGATTGCGACACGTGGTTAAAAGACGGTGTCGATTTCTCGAAATGCTACGTCATGGGTTCAAGCTCTGGAGGAAATATTGTCTACAACGTGGCGTTGCGTGTAGTTGACACAGATCTTTCTCCTGTTAAGATCCAAGGGCTGATAATGAACCAAGCTTTCTTCGGTGGCGTTGAGCCGTCGGATTCTGAGTCACGGCTTAAAGACGATAAGATCTGTCCGTTACCAGCTACTCACTTGTTGTGGTCACTTTGTTTACCGGACGGTGTAGATCGTGACCACGTGTACAGTAATCCAATTAAGAGCAGTGGGCCTCAGGAAAAAGATAAGATGGGACGTTTTCCGTCGACTCTTATCAACGGTTACGGTGGGGATCCTTTAGTGGATCGTCAGAGACACGTGGCGGAGATGTTAAAGGGACGTGGAGTTCACGTGGAGACGAGGTTTGATAAAGATGGGTTTCATGCTTGTGAGTTGTTTGATGGGAACAAAGCTAAGGCCCTGTACGAAACCGTTGAGGCCTTTATGAAGAGTTGTTCATCAACTGGCCCATCGTCCAACTCCAACATGTAG
- a CDS encoding Protein kinase superfamily protein (Protein kinase superfamily protein; FUNCTIONS IN: protein serine/threonine kinase activity, protein kinase activity, ATP binding; INVOLVED IN: protein amino acid phosphorylation; LOCATED IN: cellular_component unknown; EXPRESSED IN: 22 plant structures; EXPRESSED DURING: 13 growth stages; CONTAINS InterPro DOMAIN/s: Protein kinase, ATP binding site (InterPro:IPR017441), Protein kinase, catalytic domain (InterPro:IPR000719), Serine-threonine/tyrosine-protein kinase (InterPro:IPR001245), Serine/threonine-protein kinase-like domain (InterPro:IPR017442), Protein kinase-like domain (InterPro:IPR011009), Serine/threonine-protein kinase, active site (InterPro:IPR008271); BEST Arabidopsis thaliana protein match is: Protein kinase superfamily protein (TAIR:AT4G25390.1); Has 91863 Blast hits to 73683 proteins in 3539 species: Archae - 59; Bacteria - 6920; Metazoa - 25471; Fungi - 5140; Plants - 45446; Viruses - 121; Other Eukaryotes - 8706 (source: NCBI BLink).), whose protein sequence is MPSRLSPPDIPPLQPTPTVSDGHHRFQTLPLIIAGSLTLTGVLLILVTLLIYRRLYRNRTAPSDLISNSKSPQHYQCRRFSYSQLRRATNSFSESTHLGHGGFGSVYKADFPSGGDSLAVKVMDTSAGSLQGEREFHNELSLSSHLIGSPHVVSLLGFSSDRRGRKLILVYELMANRSLQDALLDRKCVELMDWNKRFEIATDIAKGIEFLHHCCDPIIIHGDIKPSNILLDSDFKAKIGDFGLARVKSEDFDTRILIEEEDKSKDVVEDNGSILEETESVITVFEEGNNVVNLSPETCGISVLTETVASPGEKSGLSPENCAVSILTVEVGAASPAMASIPSPETCAISVLTDTGLSPESSKLKVGSKRDWWWKQDNNGGSRGGIESGSVKDYVMEWIGSEIKKERPSNNKEWINNGDGSSSVSKKKKKEKKRKPREWWKEEFCEELTRKKRKKKKKKKRGLSSISSIDSWFHRDDGASSVHDHNLNPTKRKKRNSIDWWVDGLSGELKSVMGKKNSQDSGLWCDVNVQKSGGVSSTPSMRGTVCYIAPECGGGGVLSEKCDVYSFGVLLLVLVSGRRPLQVTASPMSEFERANLISWAKQLACNGKLLELVDKSIHSLEKEQAVLCITIALLCLQRSPVKRPTMKEIVEMLSGVSEPPHLPFEFSPSPPMGFPFKSRKKAR, encoded by the coding sequence ATGCCATCTCGCCTCTCTCCGCCAGATATTCCGCCGCTGCAACCGACGCCTACGGTTAGTGACGGCCATCATCGTTTCCAGACTCTTCCACTTATCATAGCCGGTTCTCTGACTTTAACCGGAGTTTTACTCATCCTCGTCACTTTACTTATTTACCGAAGACTCTACCGAAACCGTACGGCTCCTTCAGATCTTATCTCCAACTCCAAGTCTCCTCAACACTACCAATGTCGACGCTTCTCTTACTCTCAGCTCCGCCGCGCTACAAACTCTTTCTCCGAGTCGACTCACCTCGGTCACGGCGGATTCGGCTCTGTTTACAAAGCTGATTTCCCGAGTGGCGGCGATTCACTCGCCGTCAAAGTCATGGATACCTCCGCTGGTTCTTTACAAGGCGAACGTGAGTTTCACAACgagctttctctctcttctcacttAATTGGCTCTCCTCATGTCGTCTCTCTCCTTGGATTCTCCTCCGATCGTCGTGGTCGGAAGCTTATCCTCGTCTACGAACTTATGGCTAATCGTAGTTTACAAGACGCGCTTTTGGATCGCAAATGTGTGGAGCTTATGGAttggaacaaaaggtttgagATTGCCACGGATATAGCAAAAGGCATCGAGTTTCTTCACCATTGTTGTGATCCAATTATAATCCATGGAGATATTAAACCTAGTAACATCCTTCTCGATTCTGATTTCAAAGCCAAAATCGGAGATTTCGGTCTCGCGAGAGTAAAGTCGGAGGATTTCGATACTAGGATTCtgattgaggaagaagataagagcAAGGATGTTGTTGAAGATAATGGGTCGATTCTTGAGGAGACTGAAAGCGTGATTACTGTGTTTGAAGAAGGTAATAATGTTGTCAATCTCTCGCCGGAGACTTGTGGGATTAGTGTCTTGACAGAGACGGTGGCCTCTCCGGGTGAAAAATCTGGACTTTCGCCAGAGAATTGTGCAGTGAGCATTTTGACGGTGGAGGTGGGAGCAGCATCTCCGGCGATGGCATCGATACCGTCACCGGAGACTTGTGCGATTAGCGTTTTGACGGATACTGGATTGTCACCGGAAAGTAGCAAGCTTAAAGTGGGATCGAAGAGAGATTGGTGGTGGAAACAGGACAACAATGGTGGAAGCAGAGGAGGGATTGAATCAGGGAGTGTGAAGGATTACGTGATGGAATGGATTGGGAGTGAGATTAAGAAAGAGAGACCTAGCAACAATAAGGAATGGATCAACAATGGTGATGGGTCATCATCAGtctctaagaagaagaagaaagagaagaagagaaagcctAGAGAGTGGTGGAAGGAAGAGTTTTGTGAAGAGCTGActagaaagaagaggaaaaagaagaagaagaagaaaagagggTTAAGCTCAATCTCAAGCATTGACTCTTGGTTTCATAGAGACGATGGTGCTTCCTCTGTTCATGACCACAATCTTAATCCTaccaagaggaagaagaggaatagTATAGATTGGTGGGTAGATGGGTTAAGTGGGGAGCTGAAGTCAGTCATGGGTAAAAAAAACAGTCAAGATTCTGGTTTGTGGTGTGATGTGAATGTTCAGAAGAGTGGTGGAGTCAGCAGCACACCGAGTATGAGAGGTACGGTGTGTTACATTGCACCAGAatgtggaggaggaggtgtGTTGTCTGAGAAATGCgatgtttatagttttgggGTTCTGCTTTTGGTTCTTGTCTCAGGAAGACGGCCATTGCAGGTGACTGCTTCGCCGATGTCGGAGTTTGAGAGGGCTAACTTGATTTCATGGGCTAAGCAATTAGCTTGCAATGGTAAATTGTTGGAGTTAGTTGATAAATCTATACACTCTTTGGAGAAAGAGCAAGCGGTTCTTTGTATTACTATTGCATTGCTTTGTCTGCAAAGATCTCCGGTTAAGAGACCAACGATGAAGGAGATTGTTGAGATGCTTTCGGGTGTGTCTGAGCCACCGCATTTGCCGTTTGAGTTCTCACCCTCGCCGCCTATGGGTTTTCCGTTTAAGTCAAGGAAGAAAGCACGGTGA
- the CYP76C3 gene encoding cytochrome P450, family 76, subfamily C, polypeptide 3 gives MDLSLIQGMSLPLYFLLTLFFFFFATAKTRRSSSTGTLPPGPPILPLVGNIFQLGFNPHRSLAAFSKTYGPIMSLKLGRLTAVVISSPEAAKEALRTHDHVMSARTFNDALRAFDHHKHSIVWIPPSARWRFLKKTITKYLLSPQNLDAIQSLRMRKVEELVSLVNEFRERGEAIDLARASFVTSFNIISNALFSVDLATYDSNSSSYEFHNTVVHLTDIAGIPNVGDYFQYMRFLDLQGTRKKAVLCIEKLFRVFQEFIDARLAKRFSRTEKEPKEASSIDMLDSLLDLTQQNEAELTMNDLKHLLLDVFVAGTDTNSSTMEWAMTELFRSTEKMVKAQSEIRQVIGQNGFVQESDIPSLPYLQAIVKETLRLHPAAPLIPRKSESDVQIMGFLVPKNTQIRLL, from the exons ATGGACCTCTCACTAATTCAAGGCATGTCTCTGCCTCTCTATTTTCTCTTAacattattctttttcttctttgctacCGCAAAAACGCGGAGAAGCTCTAGCACCGGCACGCTTCCACCGGGTCCTCCGATACTGCCATTGGTCGGAAACATATTCCAACTCGGATTCAATCCTCACCGTTCACTTGCTGCCTTTTCGAAAACGTACGGACCTATAATGAGTTTGAAGCTTGGAAGGTTAACCGCAGTGGTTATATCTTCACCAGAAGCAGCTAAAGAGGCACTTAGAACACACGACCATGTCATGTCCGCTCGAACCTTTAACGACGCTCTTCGAGCCTTTGATCACCATAAACAttctattgtctggattccCCCCTCTGCTCGTTGGAG GtttctgaagaaaacaataacaaaatatttgttatcaCCGCAAAACTTAGATGCTATTCAATCTTTAAGAATGAGAAAGGTGGAGGAACTAGTGAGTTTAGTAAATGAATTTCGCGAGAGAGGAGAAGCTATTGACCTGGCTCGTGCTTCCTTCGTCACATCTTTCAATATCATCTcaaatgctctgttttcagTAGATTTAGCGACGTATGACTCTAACTCCTCGTCTTACGAATTTCACAACACAGTGGTTCACCTGACGGATATCGCCGGTATACCCAACGTAGGAGACTATTTCCAGTATATGAGGTTTCTTGATTTGCAAGGTACCCGGAAAAAAGCGGTGCTCTGCATAGAGAaattgtttagggtttttcaaGAATTCATTGATGCTCGATTAGCCAAAAGATTTTCTCGGACAGAGAAAGAGCCTAAAGAGGCTTCAAGCATCGATATGCTAGACTCCCTTCTGGATCTCACACAGCAAAACGAAGCAGAATTAACAATGAATGATCTCAAACACTTGCTTCTC GATGTGTTTGTTGCGGGCACAGACACAAACTCTAGTACAATGGAATGGGCAATGACGGAGTTATTCCGTAGCACGGAGAAGATGGTCAAAGCACAGAGTGAGATACGGCAAGTGATTGGTCAAAACGGTTTCGTTCAAGAATCTGATATCCCGAGTCTGCCTTACTTACAAGCAATTGTGAAAGAGACTCTTCGTTTGCATCCTGCAGCTCCTTTGATCCCTAGAAAATCAGAATCCGATGTTCAGATTATGGGTTTCCTTGTTCCTAAAAACACCCAG ATTAGGTTGTTGTGA
- the CYP76C3 gene encoding cytochrome P450, family 76, subfamily C, polypeptide 3, which produces MRKVEELVSLVNEFRERGEAIDLARASFVTSFNIISNALFSVDLATYDSNSSSYEFHNTVVHLTDIAGIPNVGDYFQYMRFLDLQGTRKKAVLCIEKLFRVFQEFIDARLAKRFSRTEKEPKEASSIDMLDSLLDLTQQNEAELTMNDLKHLLLDVFVAGTDTNSSTMEWAMTELFRSTEKMVKAQSEIRQVIGQNGFVQESDIPSLPYLQAIVKETLRLHPAAPLIPRKSESDVQIMGFLVPKNTQVVVNVWAIGRDASVWENPMKFEPERFLLRETDVKGRDFELIPFGSGRRMCPGISMALKTMHMVLASLLYSFDWKLQNGVVPGNIDMSETFGLTLHKAKSLCAVPVKKPTISSSY; this is translated from the exons ATGAGAAAGGTGGAGGAACTAGTGAGTTTAGTAAATGAATTTCGCGAGAGAGGAGAAGCTATTGACCTGGCTCGTGCTTCCTTCGTCACATCTTTCAATATCATCTcaaatgctctgttttcagTAGATTTAGCGACGTATGACTCTAACTCCTCGTCTTACGAATTTCACAACACAGTGGTTCACCTGACGGATATCGCCGGTATACCCAACGTAGGAGACTATTTCCAGTATATGAGGTTTCTTGATTTGCAAGGTACCCGGAAAAAAGCGGTGCTCTGCATAGAGAaattgtttagggtttttcaaGAATTCATTGATGCTCGATTAGCCAAAAGATTTTCTCGGACAGAGAAAGAGCCTAAAGAGGCTTCAAGCATCGATATGCTAGACTCCCTTCTGGATCTCACACAGCAAAACGAAGCAGAATTAACAATGAATGATCTCAAACACTTGCTTCTC GATGTGTTTGTTGCGGGCACAGACACAAACTCTAGTACAATGGAATGGGCAATGACGGAGTTATTCCGTAGCACGGAGAAGATGGTCAAAGCACAGAGTGAGATACGGCAAGTGATTGGTCAAAACGGTTTCGTTCAAGAATCTGATATCCCGAGTCTGCCTTACTTACAAGCAATTGTGAAAGAGACTCTTCGTTTGCATCCTGCAGCTCCTTTGATCCCTAGAAAATCAGAATCCGATGTTCAGATTATGGGTTTCCTTGTTCCTAAAAACACCCAG GTTGTTGTGAACGTATGGGCGATAGGACGAGACGCGAGCGTGTGGGAAAATCCAATGAAGTTCGAGCCAGAGAGGTTCTTGTTACGAGAAACCGATGTAAAAGGCAGAGATTTCGAGTTGATACCGTTTGGATCAGGAAGAAGGATGTGTCCGGGAATCTCGATGGCTCTTAAGACAATGCATATGGTGCTTGCCTCTCTTCTCTATTCCTTTGACTGGAAGCTTCAAAACGGTGTCGTCCCCGGAAACATTGACATGAGCGAGACTTTCGGTCTTACCTTACACAAGGCCAAATCTCTTTGTGCCGTACCCGTCAAGAAACCTACAATATCGTCTTCTTATTAA